Genomic window (Synechococcus sp. LA31):
CCAAGGTGCTGATCGTGACCAACCCAGTAGTGAACGAGCACTACGGTGCCAAAGCCTTAGCGAGCCTGGAGTCCGCTGGCTTCAACGCCAGCCTTCTGGTGATCGAGGCCGGGGAAGACCAGAAAACTCCCGCCACGGTGGGGCTGATCCACGACGCTGCCTTTGCGCGCAAGCTGGAGCGCGGCTCGCTGATCGTGGCCCTCGGTGGCGGTGTGGTGGGCGACATGGCGGGATTTGCTGCGGCCAGCTGGCTGCGGGGCATCGCCGTGGTGCAGGTGCCGACCACCCTGCTGGCGATGGTGGACGCCTCCATCGGCGGCAAAACCGGTGTGAACCATCCCGGCGGCAAGAACCTGATCGGCGCCTTCCACCAACCCCGCCTGGTGCTGATCGATCCCGACACCCTCGCCACCCTGCCGGAGCGGGAATTCCGCGCTGGCATGGCGGAAGTGATCAAGTACGGGGTGATCGGTGATCCCGAGCTATTCCGCGAGCTGGAAGCAGCCGGGGAGCGGCTGGCCTCGATGGACACCCTCCCGGCCGCCTTGCTGCAGAGCGTGCTGGAGCGCTCAGCCGCTGCCAAGTCCAAGGTGGTGGCGGCGGATGAAAAGGAGGGGGGCCTGCGGGCGATCCTCAATTACGGCCACACCCTCGGGCATGTGGTGGAAGCCCTCTGCGGCTATGGCACCTATCTGCACGGGGAAGCCGTAGCCATCGGCATGGTGGCCGCCGGCGAGTTGGCGCTGGAGCTGGGCCTCTGGAGCCCCGATGATCAAGCCCGCCAGCGGGCGGTGATCGCCGCCGCCGGGCTGCCTGGTCGCTGGCCGGAACTCAACAACGCAGCCGTGCTGCAGTGCCTGCAGGGGGATAAGAAGGTGCGCGATGGCTGCGTGCGCTTCGTGCTGCCCACCAGCCTCGGCCGCGTGGAGATCCGCAGCGACGTGAGCGGCGAGCAGGTGTTGGCGGCACTGGCACGTTGCAGCTGAGCGCACGCTGACCTGTGCTCGAGGCGGTTCGTTCAGGCCAGCGGGGGATCCTGCAGAAACAAGGCATCGCTCAGGCCCTGATCACCAGAGGCTGCTGAGCGAGCAAACGCGGCCCAGCGGAAATCGCCGAGGGTGTGGGGATCCACCAGACGCAGCAGTGCTTCGCGGCGTGCCAGCAAGGCATCGAGGCCCACGCCGCGCTGTTGCTGCAGCCCATGCAGGCGCTGCGCCAACCCCAGCGCCAAGAGAGCCTCGCCCTGACGGCGCTGGCCCAGGGGCTGCCAGCCTGTGGCCAGCGCCGCCTGCTCCAGGGTTTCCAGGCAGAGGTGGGCGGTGAGATCCCAATAACCGGGCTCCTGCAGCGGATCGGGGCTGGCCTGTTGTTGCCGGTAGGCCATCAAAGTGCCGTTGCTGCGGTGGGGGGCGTAATAGCGCCAGGCTTCATGGGCGTAATCAATCACCAACAGCACACCGGAGCCCAGCGCTGCGGCAGCGGCCTGGAGCCAGGGGTCCTGCTCGGGATGGAGCTCCGTGCACCAGCCGGGCGGGCGCTGGGAGCCGGGCTGCAGGAGGCTAAGGGTTTCGAGCTGGGCGAGCTCCTGCGGCACCAGGGGGTCGCCGGGCTCAAGCCGTAGCAAGGGCTGGGCGTCCGGCATCTCGTGCAGGGCCAGCTGCTGGCGGCGCCAGAGGGTGCCGTCCCACACGATCCTCTCTACCGCCAGGGCATCGAGCACTTCGTGGGCCAGCAGCACACCCCGCACGGGCTGAGCCGCCAGCTCCGCGAAGCTCTGCCAGCGGCAGGGAAGCGGACACTCGCGCAGACGCGCGCGCTGCCGCTCGGCCATGCCGGCATTCGGTTCAATCAGCACCAGCGTGGTGCGCACCGCCAGCTCAGGCCAGCCGGCCGCCAGCTCCTGGGCCAGTTGCAGCGCCAGATCCCCTTCGCCGGGACCAGCTTCCAGCAAGACCAAGGGTTGATCAGCAGGCTGCTGCTCAAGCCACTGGGCGATCTGGGGGGCTAGCAGGGCAGCGAAGTCTGGGCCGAGTGAGGGGGAGGTAGCGAAATCGCCGCGGGGGCCTACCTGCAGCCGGCCACTGCCGTAGGCGCCGTGCTCGGGATCGTGCAAGGCCCACTGCATATAGGTGCGGAAGGGCACGGCGCCGCCGGCCTCCCGCAGGCGCTCCGCCAGCCAGGCGGGAGCGGGATGGAAAGGCGCAGCGACAGAACTCACGCGGAGGTGGCGGACTCAGGGAGAATGCTCGCCACTGAAGCAGGCGCGATGGATCGAGTGATGAGCTGGCTCACGAGCGCGATCCTCAGCCTGATGCTGGTGCTGGGCCTGGCGGCTGCTCCGGCCCTGGCCTACGACAATCCCGACCTCCTGCCCGATCACCCCACCCCCGTGATCGACCTGGCCAAGATCCTCACCGATCCCCAGCGCGCTGCGCTGGAAGCCGAACTCAACGATTTTGAGCAGGTGAGCGGCTGGAAGCTGCGGGTGCTCACCCAGTACGACCGCACGCCGGGCTTAGCGGTGAAGGAGTTCTGGGGGCTCGATGAGCGCAGCCTGTTGTTGATTGCCGATGAGCGCGGCGGCAACCTGCTCAACTTCAATGTGGGCGATGCACTGTTTGCCCTGATGCCGCGCACCTACTGGGTGGAGCTGCAAACGCGTTTCGGTAACCAGTACTACGTGCGTGACAACGGTCAGGACGCAGCCATTGTTGATTCGCTTCACACCGTGAAGGGCTGCCTAGAAATCGGCGGTTGCCAAGTGGTGCCGGGCTTGCCGCAGGAGCAGTGGCTGCTCACCTTGGTGACCTCAATGCTGGGTGGACTGATCGTGGGCTTCGCGGCCTATCCCCGCAAACCCGAACACACAGTGGAATGGGCCTGGGTGCTGCTGCTCTCGCCCCTTTGGGTGATTCTGTTTGGCGTGTTTGGCGTGGCTCCGATCGTGACCCGCACACCCGATCTCCTTCCCTTGCTGCGCAATGCCCTTGGATTCGTGGGAGCGATCGTTGCGGCGTACCTCATCGCTCAGAACACGGTGGGCAAACAGCGCCTCAAAGACAGCGAGAGCTGAATTTGGCGGGGTCCTCAGCCTCAGCCGCCCTGGGCGATTGAACGAGGACCGAGGCGATCGAGCCGCTCGAGCCGGCAACGGATTGAATCGGCAGGTTCACAGGCTGGCTCGACGGCCACAGGTTCCACTGGGCCGATTGAGGCACGCAACTGTTGAAGGTTGCTCTCGTAAAACGCTTTGAGAGCTGCATAGCGCTTCACGGGCTGCCCGTAGTAGCTGCGGCCGGCCAGAGTGGGAAACGAGGCCCATTCTGGTGCCAGCTTGGCGGCCAGATCCGGTGAGAACAGGCCCTGATCGGCGAGGTGCAAAGCACCGCGGCGCTGAATCAGAAACAGAGCTGCCTGATCCTGCACCTCAGGCCCAAACCCCTGCAAACGCAAAACACGACTCGCCATGGCCCAGGTGAAGGGCATGAACTGATAAGCACCGGCAGCAGCACTGGCATAGCGGCCGGTGGAGATCACACGGTCGGGATGGCGATCAAGACCAGGCATCAATCCACCGCCAAACATGATGCGATAACCGACATCTTCACCGCGGGCCCACGTGCCTTCGGCGAAACGAATGGTGTTCAGCAACGCACGCCGCTCAGGGGTGAGGGCATAACGGAAGAACCGCTCAACGGCTGAGGGCCCATCGCTCACATTGAGCATGGCCAATTGGGAGCGGGGGCGGCCCGGATTCACGAGCCCCATGGGCCGCGCCGCCATCAGCGGGGGAGGGGTAGGGGCTGAGAGTCTCAGAGGCTCGATCAAGCGAGAGGAGGCGCTTTCAGCTGCGGCTGGCGCCTGACAGCCGATGGCCAAGGCGACACCACCAAGAGCCAGAGCCAAAACGCGCGCAGAACGACGCTGAGAAACGTTCGAAGTCAAATCAAGCCAAAAGAGGAACAACAAACCCTTGATGCGACAAACAACGCATCAAGAGATCAGGTGTTGTTGTGCAGCCCCTGATCTAGGATCAGAAACGATCTCAGAGCCTAAAAGACTGAAGCGAGAGCTACAAACAACCAGTCGAGCAGAAGCTTTCGAAGAGAAGTGGCTGGTGCGACTAGCATTTGAATGCGTTTAGTTTGCATCACCAACAGGAGCACGAGAAATACTTTAGTGCCAGCACAAAAACCGTCTACAGCCAACATCAACCGTGAAGAGGCATTCAAATCAGGCAGCCTCACAGGGTTTTTAAACGCTACGACTCAAACAATTCCTGATGCGACATGGCTGCATTCTTCTGCATTGCAGTAGCAATCAGCACGCCTGCCGCTTGATCAGCTCCATCGCTGGGGAGCGCGTCGGCCAGGGGAGCATTCAAGGGCTGATCCAGCTGCCAGTCGCCCTGCTCCAGCTGGGACCTACTCAGAAAACGGTGCCATCCATGGCGCTGCAGGGCTGCTTCCAGCACCGGGGCTTCTGCAAACCCTTCCCGCCGCACCAGGTGGATGCCAAGGCCCGCCGCAAGAGCCTCACAGAACGTGCTGTAGCCAGGTTTGGTGAGGATGCGGCTGCAGAGGGGCATCAGCTCCAGCGGCCTCAGATCAGGTGGGATCAGGCTGGCGTTCGCAGCTGCCGCGGCGAGCGAGGCATCGTTGACCAAAAAATGATGTTGCGGCCAGCCCCGCAACAACTGCGGGGCAAGATCAAGCCCTAGACCCCCGAAGCCCACCAGCACGGTGCGATCAACCGGGGCGCTCAGCTGCAGGCGATGGCGGAGCTGGGTTGGACGATGGCGTGGCCGGCCCGGCGTCAGGCCCACGGCCGTGCTGGGCAGCCCCCACTCCATCGGCATCGAGAAGGGGCAGCGAATCAGGGCATCGCCCTGGCGATAGGCCTCCAGGGCCCGGTTGGCCCAAGGCTCAAAGGCCTCGCCCATGGGGCGGTAAATCGCATCCCAGCCGAAATTGGCCATCCACACCAAGGGTGCGCCGATAGCTCGGGCCAGCGCAGCCGCCGCCGGTGCTACATCTCCCAACACCAGCACGGGTTCGTGCTGCGCGCGGATCCAGCGGGCCTCGGCATCGATCTGAGCGGGCAACTGCCGATCCAATTGCTGCAGCGCCGCCAGAGTGGCCTTGGCATCGGCGCCGAGCGCATCCGCCTGGATCACACCCACATCCCAACGGCAAGGCCGCTGCTCAAAAGAAGCAGACCCGAAGGCCAGCTGCAGAAAAGCCGGGGCCAGAGGGGTGGAAAGCACGAGCCGCCAGCTGGGCTTCTGTTGATGCAAGGCGGTGAGCACGGCCGCCACACGAGAGCCATGGCCGAAGCCGTGGCCGCTCACGCAGGCATAAATCAGCACGCCTGAAGCTCCTCCATGCGCATCAGGGTCTGGCGATAACGCAGGCCACCATCGGGGCCATACCAGCGATGGCTGATCTCACTCAACTGGCCATCGCGCAGCTCCACCCAACTGAAATGGCGCAGGGCTTGTCCCTGCTCATCGTGGCTGTGCCGCGGAACAAAGGCCGTATTGAGGTAAGCGGTGCCGGCCCGATCCTGATAAAAGCTGAGCCGTTCACCTTGGCCGCGCTTAAGGCGATGGTGCATGTGCCCGAACACCACCAGGGGCAGCGGCCGCCGCTGGCGAATCTGATCGATGGCCAGGGCGAGATCCTGATCGCCCCAGTCGCAGGCCGGTGGTTTCCAGTCACGCCCGCAGGGATCACCGGCATGGCTGCCGAGACCACTCGGGCCGCAATGGGCCAGAAGAATGAGCGGAAGGGCTGGATCCGCCGCCAGAGCCGCCGCCGTGATGCGGGCGGCTGAATCCTGGAGGCTCACCGGACCGAAGACCGACTGAGCCGCTTGGTTCATGTGAAAGCCACCGCCGGCGCTGGCCGGACGGCCACCCACCACAGCCAGGCCTGGAGGATGAAGTTCGCGCAATGCCCAGCCGCAGTGGCGATCACCAAGTGCATCGAGCTGACGTTGCAGGGTGCGGCCGCTGGCATCCCGGCCGGTGTCATGGTTGCCGAGGATGCAGGCCAGGGGCATCCGTAACCGCGCCAGACGCGCCGGGATGAGGGGCTGGCCGTCGCTGAGGTCGCCGACCACCAGCAGTGCGTCGGGTGCTAACAGCTCAAGCAGCTGCTCATCCACGTTGTCCCATTGCCCATGCAGATCTCCGGCGACGGCGATGCGGAGCTCTGCCAAACGGATGCCTAGGCTTCCGCCATCCTGCATCAGGTAGGGCCGGACCCTTGGTTTTCGCGGCAGCCCAGAACACCACCGGCGGTTGCCCGCCCCACGCCGAGCTGCCTGCAGCCATTGCCGAGCTGAAGCGGCAACGCAAGGCCGTGATCCTTGCGCACTATTACCAGGATCCTGAGATCCAGGACATCGCTGATTTCATCGGCGATTCGCTCGAACTATCCCGCAAGGCCGCCGCCACCGACGCCGAGGTGATCGTGTTCTGCGGCGTGCACTTCATGGCGGAGGTGGCCAAGATCCTCAGCCCGGACAAAACAGTGCTGTTACCGGATCTGGAGGCCGGCTGCACCCTGGCGGATGCCTGCCCAGCCGATGCTTTTGCGTCCTTTCGCGCTGAACACCCCGACCACCTGGTGGTGAGCTACATCAACTGCTCAGCAGCGGTGAAAGCCCAGAGCGATCTGATCTGCACCAGCAGCAACGCGGTGGATCTGGTGCAGCAGCTGCCCGCCGATCGCCCGATCCTGTTCGCACCCGATCAAAATCTGGGCCGTTGGGTGCAGCGCCAGAGCGGCCGAGAACTCACCCTCTGGCCCGGTAGCTGCATCGTTCATGAAACCTTCAGTGAGCAGGCGCTGCTGCAGCTGAAGCTCGAGCACCCCGGCGCTGAAGTGCTCGCCCACCCCGAGTGCCAACAGCATCTGCTGGATCACGCTGATTTCATCGGATCCACCAGCGCCCTGCTGCGCCGCTCCGAGGCCAGTGAGGCGAGCAGCTTCATCGTGCTCACCGAGCCTGGAATCCTGCACCAGATGCGCAAGGCGGTGCCTGGAAAGCAGTTTTTCGAAGTGCCTGGCGCCGATGGCTGCAGCTGCAATGCCTGCCCCTACATGCGCCTGAACACGCTCGAAAAACTGTGGGAGTGCCTCACGCAGATGGCACCGGCAATCGAACTGGATGAAGCGATGCGCCAGCGGGCCCTGGCGCCGATCCAGAAGATGCTTGAGATGAGCCGCTAGTAGCTGTAATTCGCCACAAACAGGCTGGCGTCTTCCGATGGCTCTGAGCCGGGTTCGTAATGGCCGCTGCTGGCCGCACCATTGGCGCGGGCTCTGGCCAGCAGAGCCGCCTGGCCGGCCGCTGCATCCTTCCCCCCCCAGTGCTGCAGACAGGAATGCTGAAGAGCACGGCCGTAGGAAAACCCCAGATGCCAGGGCGCATAGCCCTGCGCTGCGACTTGGTTAATGGCATTGAGGCAAAGGCTCGCGTCTTCCTCACTGAGTCCACCACTGAGAAACAAAATTGCCGGAACCGCTGCTGGCACGGTGCGGCTGAGGGTCCGCAGGGTGAATGCGCCCACCTCTTCGGCGCTGGCGCTCTGGGGGCAAGCGGCGCCCGCGCAGGTCATCGAAGGTTTCAGCAGGCTGCCTTCCAGGAACACACCATTGATCGCCAGGGCCTCATAGGTGGTGCGCAGCACCCACTCCTGCACCGAAGCGGTTGTGGTGATGTCGTGGTCGCCATCCATCAGGATCTCGGGCTCCACAATCGGCACCAGGCCGTGTTCCTGCACCGTTCGGGCATAGCGGGCCAGGCCCCAGGCGTTCTCGCGCACGGCCAGCTCCGAAGGCGCGCCATGGCCACTGATCTGAAGCACGGCTCGCCATTTGGCGAAGCGTGCACCGCGGGCGTAGTAGCGCGCTGCGCGTTCGCCAAGACCCTTGAGCCCGGTGCACCAGCTCTCGCCTGGCACCCCGCCAGCCAACGGTTCGCCCCCCTGATCCACCTTGATGCCGGGCACGATGCCCTGTTTCTGGAATAACTCCACGATGGGAGCACCGCCGGCCTCGGCAGTGCTGTCTTGAAAGAGCGTTTCCTCGTAAAGGATCACGCCGGAGATGTGCTCACTCAGACCGTCGGTGGTGGCCAGCAAGGTGCGGTAGGCGCGCCGGTGCTCTTCGGTGTTCTCCAACCCGATCGCATCAAAGCGCTTGCCAATGGTGCCGGTGGATTCATCCGCCGCCAGCAGGCCCGTGCCCGGGGCTGCCAGGGCAGCGGCAGTGGCAGCGAGCTCATCGCGGTAGTCGTTGAGCGCCATGGCAGCAGGCCAGCGGGTGTACCCCCTGGCTAGGGACGCCGGAGGGTGGCGTCAACCGCATGACGCAGAGGCGTGGCATGGCTGGTGATGATTGAGCGCTCATCTCGCTCCCTCAGGAGCAGCGCCGATGCCCCTTGCCCCAGGCGGCCTGCTGCAGCTCAGTCCGGAAGGGCTTTATTGCCCTGCAGCGCAGGCCTGGCTTGATCCATGGCGGCCGGTGCCGCGAGCCCTGATCACCCATGCCCATGCCGATCACGCCAGGCCGGGCTGCGGGGAGTACTGGGCCGTGGGCAGCAGTGAAGGGATCCTGCGGGAACGCCTCGGAGCTGAGATCAACCTGCTGCCGGTGGACTACGGCCAGCTGCACCGCATCGGAGACGCACGGGTGTCGTTTCACGCTGCAGGGCATGTGCTGGGCAGCGCCCA
Coding sequences:
- the aroB gene encoding 3-dehydroquinate synthase, which codes for MSATAAAIRTIEVALSANPYPVVIGRGALPALGEQILGQGIKASTKVLIVTNPVVNEHYGAKALASLESAGFNASLLVIEAGEDQKTPATVGLIHDAAFARKLERGSLIVALGGGVVGDMAGFAAASWLRGIAVVQVPTTLLAMVDASIGGKTGVNHPGGKNLIGAFHQPRLVLIDPDTLATLPEREFRAGMAEVIKYGVIGDPELFRELEAAGERLASMDTLPAALLQSVLERSAAAKSKVVAADEKEGGLRAILNYGHTLGHVVEALCGYGTYLHGEAVAIGMVAAGELALELGLWSPDDQARQRAVIAAAGLPGRWPELNNAAVLQCLQGDKKVRDGCVRFVLPTSLGRVEIRSDVSGEQVLAALARCS
- a CDS encoding class I SAM-dependent methyltransferase; the protein is MSSVAAPFHPAPAWLAERLREAGGAVPFRTYMQWALHDPEHGAYGSGRLQVGPRGDFATSPSLGPDFAALLAPQIAQWLEQQPADQPLVLLEAGPGEGDLALQLAQELAAGWPELAVRTTLVLIEPNAGMAERQRARLRECPLPCRWQSFAELAAQPVRGVLLAHEVLDALAVERIVWDGTLWRRQQLALHEMPDAQPLLRLEPGDPLVPQELAQLETLSLLQPGSQRPPGWCTELHPEQDPWLQAAAAALGSGVLLVIDYAHEAWRYYAPHRSNGTLMAYRQQQASPDPLQEPGYWDLTAHLCLETLEQAALATGWQPLGQRRQGEALLALGLAQRLHGLQQQRGVGLDALLARREALLRLVDPHTLGDFRWAAFARSAASGDQGLSDALFLQDPPLA
- a CDS encoding TPM domain-containing protein, with product MSWLTSAILSLMLVLGLAAAPALAYDNPDLLPDHPTPVIDLAKILTDPQRAALEAELNDFEQVSGWKLRVLTQYDRTPGLAVKEFWGLDERSLLLIADERGGNLLNFNVGDALFALMPRTYWVELQTRFGNQYYVRDNGQDAAIVDSLHTVKGCLEIGGCQVVPGLPQEQWLLTLVTSMLGGLIVGFAAYPRKPEHTVEWAWVLLLSPLWVILFGVFGVAPIVTRTPDLLPLLRNALGFVGAIVAAYLIAQNTVGKQRLKDSES
- a CDS encoding endolysin, yielding MAARPMGLVNPGRPRSQLAMLNVSDGPSAVERFFRYALTPERRALLNTIRFAEGTWARGEDVGYRIMFGGGLMPGLDRHPDRVISTGRYASAAAGAYQFMPFTWAMASRVLRLQGFGPEVQDQAALFLIQRRGALHLADQGLFSPDLAAKLAPEWASFPTLAGRSYYGQPVKRYAALKAFYESNLQQLRASIGPVEPVAVEPACEPADSIRCRLERLDRLGPRSIAQGG
- a CDS encoding TIGR04168 family protein, with the translated sequence MQDGGSLGIRLAELRIAVAGDLHGQWDNVDEQLLELLAPDALLVVGDLSDGQPLIPARLARLRMPLACILGNHDTGRDASGRTLQRQLDALGDRHCGWALRELHPPGLAVVGGRPASAGGGFHMNQAAQSVFGPVSLQDSAARITAAALAADPALPLILLAHCGPSGLGSHAGDPCGRDWKPPACDWGDQDLALAIDQIRQRRPLPLVVFGHMHHRLKRGQGERLSFYQDRAGTAYLNTAFVPRHSHDEQGQALRHFSWVELRDGQLSEISHRWYGPDGGLRYRQTLMRMEELQAC
- the nadA gene encoding quinolinate synthase NadA, giving the protein MVFAAAQNTTGGCPPHAELPAAIAELKRQRKAVILAHYYQDPEIQDIADFIGDSLELSRKAAATDAEVIVFCGVHFMAEVAKILSPDKTVLLPDLEAGCTLADACPADAFASFRAEHPDHLVVSYINCSAAVKAQSDLICTSSNAVDLVQQLPADRPILFAPDQNLGRWVQRQSGRELTLWPGSCIVHETFSEQALLQLKLEHPGAEVLAHPECQQHLLDHADFIGSTSALLRRSEASEASSFIVLTEPGILHQMRKAVPGKQFFEVPGADGCSCNACPYMRLNTLEKLWECLTQMAPAIELDEAMRQRALAPIQKMLEMSR
- a CDS encoding class I fructose-bisphosphate aldolase gives rise to the protein MALNDYRDELAATAAALAAPGTGLLAADESTGTIGKRFDAIGLENTEEHRRAYRTLLATTDGLSEHISGVILYEETLFQDSTAEAGGAPIVELFQKQGIVPGIKVDQGGEPLAGGVPGESWCTGLKGLGERAARYYARGARFAKWRAVLQISGHGAPSELAVRENAWGLARYARTVQEHGLVPIVEPEILMDGDHDITTTASVQEWVLRTTYEALAINGVFLEGSLLKPSMTCAGAACPQSASAEEVGAFTLRTLSRTVPAAVPAILFLSGGLSEEDASLCLNAINQVAAQGYAPWHLGFSYGRALQHSCLQHWGGKDAAAGQAALLARARANGAASSGHYEPGSEPSEDASLFVANYSY